The proteins below come from a single Octopus sinensis linkage group LG10, ASM634580v1, whole genome shotgun sequence genomic window:
- the LOC115216273 gene encoding tubulin alpha chain-like isoform X2, whose product MTKCINTHTGQAEVQIGDTYWELYCLEHDIQPNGELSFAGSTGVTVSTSKFFLDLGTRKRIPRSILIYLGPTVINEVPVGKFYSNQTISGKMQQMTMPGVDIQYRKWFGDMSQDS is encoded by the exons ATG ACAAAATGCATCAATACCCACACTGGTCAGGCCGAAGTCCAGATTGGTGACACGTactgggagctgtattgtttggAGCATGATATCCAGCCAAATGGCGAGTTATCATTTGCAGGATCTACTGGTGTTACTGTTTCGACAAGCAAGTTCTTCCTTGACTTAGGCACTAGGAAACGTATCCCCAGATCCATACTCATCTATTTAGGACCCACGGTTATTA ATGAAGTACCTGTTGGAAAATTTTACTCGAATCAAACCATCAGTGGTAAGATGCAGCAAATGACTATGCCAGGAGTCGATATACAATATCGAAAGTGGTTTG GTGACATGAGTCAAGATTCCTAA
- the LOC115216273 gene encoding tubulin alpha chain-like isoform X1 — protein MRWLARLLPKQTKCINTHTGQAEVQIGDTYWELYCLEHDIQPNGELSFAGSTGVTVSTSKFFLDLGTRKRIPRSILIYLGPTVINEVPVGKFYSNQTISGKMQQMTMPGVDIQYRKWFGDMSQDS, from the exons ACAAAATGCATCAATACCCACACTGGTCAGGCCGAAGTCCAGATTGGTGACACGTactgggagctgtattgtttggAGCATGATATCCAGCCAAATGGCGAGTTATCATTTGCAGGATCTACTGGTGTTACTGTTTCGACAAGCAAGTTCTTCCTTGACTTAGGCACTAGGAAACGTATCCCCAGATCCATACTCATCTATTTAGGACCCACGGTTATTA ATGAAGTACCTGTTGGAAAATTTTACTCGAATCAAACCATCAGTGGTAAGATGCAGCAAATGACTATGCCAGGAGTCGATATACAATATCGAAAGTGGTTTG GTGACATGAGTCAAGATTCCTAA